The Pan troglodytes isolate AG18354 chromosome 7, NHGRI_mPanTro3-v2.0_pri, whole genome shotgun sequence genome has a window encoding:
- the LOC104007518 gene encoding collagen alpha-1(I) chain: protein MAPRLDPEQAAVCGLPGARRQDRRCCGKASPPETVQCLCGLHQWTPHEVLSCKSSAFSCRVTCVRPSATLFGGLQHMKQAEKKSVIQPFVKISTNPMKLRETQPMQQAGRLSVVIQLEQIVKVMPKTHMGRGLEGAPGRTREPRRGGAGGSRCSGLAGVSGPDTPAPRAQRRRTKGRAPLPRAPSPGETPVRSGQPIPATAESPAEQPREEPPPWPHALGFGFSSCFCAGWGGGTLGGGGDCGRGAGRSLSSGRGCRVPGEGLWRPREEAPTPPTRPPGGGAETTHRRPPRRGQRCPLLSRSPLPSPRLPSLPCRPPLPASPLPASPFLPSRLLPPSPTTSHPPPPPTRASGCFPLRPPGPAAASPGSALPRRGSSSAPGPGTRSQAGGLRRMRAAASRHLWEPRPGLSEHLRARAAPPTRSGAWAAEGAVDRPLRLSRPRGASAPAPGCEGRARGAGRGAGACTRGVLGRAPPGRVCGGAAGSPGLPCPAPARRALLPLQDRGPRPHSSPSPRPRAGAASCEEAGTGVRGRKQRSFVRLFFGKSRGDALLTYLVVKNLLPNSQQIPEFFKVHNTRVDEMSELFLISRNVASASHSGPAVQTGSGRRGLSQERREFQLLPGWVLINAGPLLSLPVPCCIHIMSRYDSSTKANAPGTSLKPSSLSCQEE, encoded by the exons atggcacccaggctggaccCTGAGCAGGCTGCTGTGTGCGGCTTGCCGGGCGCCAGGCGCCAGGACAGACGCTGCTGTGGAAAAGCATCTCCCCCGGAGACCGTCCAGT GTCTGTGTGGGCTCCACCAGTGGACACCTCACGAGGTGCTCTCCTGTAAGAGCTCTGCCTTCTCCTGCCGGGTCACCTGCGTTCGGCCATCGGCCACCCTCTTTGGGGGTCTCCA ACATATGAAACAAGCTGAGAAGAAGTCTGTGATCCAACCATTCGTAAAGATTTCCACAAATCCCATGAAACTGCGGGAAACTCAGCCCATGCAACAAGCAGGCAGGCTTTCTGTGGTCATTCAGCTTGAGCAGATTGTTAAAGTCATGCCGAAAACG CACATGGGGCGGGGGCTGGAGGGGGCGCCCGGCCGGACTCGGGAGCCGCGGCGTGGTGGGGCGGGTGGGTCGCGGTGCTCGGGGCTCGCGGGGGTCAGCGGCCCGGACACCCCCGCACCCCGGGCGCAGCGGCGGAGGACCAAGGGCCGCGCTCCCCTCCCCAGGGCCCCGAGTCCAGGAGAGACCCCCGTTCGTTCCGGACAGCCGATCCCCGCGACCGCCGAGAGCCCAGCGGAGCAACCCCGGGAGGAGCCCCCGCCCTGGCCCCACGCGCTTGGCTTCGGCTTCAGCTCCTGCTTCTGTGCCGGCTGGGGCGGCGGGACCCTCGGCGGGGGCGGTGACTGCGGGCGCGGCGCGGGCCGCTCATTGTCTTCCGGCCGGGGTTGCCGCGTCCCGGGGGAGGGCCTGTGGAGACCCCGCGAGGAGGCCCCCACGCCCCCCACGCGGCCTCCCGGAGGCGGAGCGGAGACCACCCACCGCCGCCCACCCCGCCGCGGGCAGCGCTGCCCCCTCCTCTCCCggtcccccctcccctcccctcggctcccctccctcccctgccggCCTCCCCTCCCCGCCTCTCCCCTGCCGGCCTCCCCTTTTCTCCCCTCCCGCCTACTGCCGCCCTCGCCGACCACCTCCCACCCGCCGCCCCCTCCGACCCGCGCCTCGGGCTGCTTCCCGCTCCGCCCGCCAGGCCCCGCCGCTGCCTCCCCGGGGTCCGCCCTACCTCGTCGCGGCTCCTCTTCAGCCCCCGGGCCCGGGACGCGCAGCCAGGCGGGTGGGCTCCGGCGCATGCGCGCGGCCGCTTCCCGGCACCTGTGGGAGCCACGGCCCGGCCTCTCCGAGCACCTGCGAGCGCGAGCTGCTCCTCCGACCCGCAGCGGGGCGTGGGCGGCAGAGGGGGCGGTGGACAGGCCTCTCCGCCTCTCCAGGCCGCGCGGAGCCAGCGCTCCAGCTCCAGGATGCGAGGGGCGCGCGCGGGGCGCGGGGAGGGGGGCGGGCGCGTGCACACGGGGCGTTCTCGGGCGCGCGCCCCCTGGCCGGGTCTGCGGAGGGGCTGCGGGTTCCCCCGGGCTTCCCTGCCCCGCGCCTGCCCGCCGGGCGCTTCTCCCCCTCCAGGACCGCGGCCCACGTCCCCACTCGAGCCCGAGCCCGCGCCCACGCGCGGGGGCCGCTTCCTGCGAGGAGGCGGGGACAGGTGTCCGCGGGCGCAAACAGCGGAGTTTCGTGCGCCTATTTTTTGGTAAAAGTAGAGGCGATGCGTTGTTGACATATTTAGTGGTTAAAAACCTATTGCCAAATTCTCAACAGAttccagaattttttaaagttcacaaCACGAGAGTGGACGAAATGTCGGAGCTTTTCCTCATATCCAGAAATGTGGCCTCTGCTTCCCACTCGGGCCCTGCGGTGCAGACGGGTTCAGGGCGGCGAGGACTGAGCCAGGAGCGCCGAGAGTTCCAGCTGCTCCCAGGCTGGGTTCTAATTAACGCTGGACCCCTGCTG TCTTTGCCAGTTCCATGCTGTATACACATAATGAGCCGTTACGACTCCAGCACCAAAGCTAACGCCCCGGGAACATCTTTAAAACCTTCTTCACTCAGTTGCCAAGAAGAGTAG
- the KBTBD11 gene encoding kelch repeat and BTB domain-containing protein 11, whose protein sequence is MEHAVAPCVLYPGTEPGAAGESESEGAASPAQTPCSLGASLCFSSGEESPPQSLASAAEGAATSPPSSGGPRVVERQWEAGSAGAASPEELASPEERACPEEPAAPSPEPRVWLEDPASPEEPGEPAPVPPGFGAVYGEPDLVLEVSGRRLRAHKAVLAARSDYFRARASRDVLRVQGVSLTALRLLLADAYSGRMAGVRPDNVAEVVAGARRLQLPGAAQRATDAVGPQLSLANCYEVLSAAKRQRLNELRDAAYCFMSDHYLEVLREPAVFGRLSGAERDLLLRRRLRAGRAHLLAAALGPAGERAGSRPQSPSGDADARGDAAVYCFHAAAGEWRELTRLPEGAPARGCGLCVLYNYLFVAGGVAPAGPDGRARPSDQVFCYNPATDSWSAVRPLRQARSQLRLLALDGHLYAVGGECLLSVERYDPRADRWAPVAPLPRGAFAVAHEATTCHGEIYVSGGSLFYRLLKYDPRRDEWQECPCSSSRERSADMVALDGFIYRFDLSGSRGEAQAAGPSGVSVSRYHCLAKQWSPCVAPLRSPGGPTGLQPFRCAALDGAIYCVSRAGTWRFQPVREGEAGGDAGQGGGFEALGAPLDVRGVLIPFALSLPEKPPRGEQGAA, encoded by the coding sequence ATGGAGCACGCGGTGGCCCCCTGCGTCCTCTACCCAGGGACTGAGCCCGGGGCTGCGGGGGAGAGCGAGAGCGAGGGCGCCGCGTCCCCGGCGCAGACACCCTGCAGTCTCGGCGCGTCCCTGTGCTTCAGCTCCGGGGAAGAGTCCCCGCCGCAGTCCCTCGCCTCAGCGGCGGAAGGCGCGGCCACCTCCCCGCCCTCCAGCGGTGGCCCGCGGGTGGTGGAGCGGCAGTGGGAGGCCGGCAGCGCGGGCGCCGCGTCCCCGGAGGAGCTCGCGTCCCCCGAGGAGCGCGCGTGCCCGGAAGAGCCCGCGGCGCCGTCCCCCGAACCGCGCGTTTGGCTTGAGGACCCCGCGTCCCCCGAGGAGCCCGGGGAGCCCGCGCCCGTACCCCCGGGGTTCGGGGCGGTGTACGGGGAGCCGGACCTGGTGCTGGAGGTGTCGGGGCGCCGGCTGCGCGCGCACAAGGCGGTGCTGGCGGCGCGCAGCGACTACTTCCGCGCGCGCGCGTCGCGGGACGTGCTGCGGGTGCAGGGAGTGAGCCTGACGGCGCTGCGGCTGCTCCTGGCCGACGCCTACAGCGGGCGTATGGCGGGCGTGCGGCCCGACAACGTGGCCGAGGTGGTGGCCGGCGCGCGCCGCCTGCAGCTGCCCGGCGCCGCGCAGCGCGCCACCGACGCCGTGGGGCCGCAGCTGAGCCTGGCCAACTGCTACGAGGTCCTGAGCGCGGCCAAGCGGCAGCGGCTGAACGAGCTGCGCGACGCCGCCTACTGCTTCATGAGCGACCACTATCTGGAGGTGTTGCGCGAGCCCGCCGTGTTCGGCCGCCTGTCGGGCGCCGAGCGGGACCTGCTGCTGCGCCGCCGCCTGCGCGCCGGCCGCGCCCACCTCTTGGCCGCGGCGCTCGGGCCGGCGGGGGAGCGCGCTGGCAGCCGGCCTCAGAGCCCCTCGGGGGACGCGGACGCGCGCGGGGACGCGGCCGTCTACTGCTTCCACGCGGCGGCCGGAGAGTGGCGCGAGCTGACGCGGCTACCCGAGGGCGCGCCGGCGCGGGGCTGCGGCCTGTGCGTCCTCTACAACTACCTCTTCGTGGCGGGCGGCGTGGCGCCCGCGGGCCCCGACGGCCGGGCGCGCCCGTCCGACCAGGTCTTCTGCTACAACCCGGCCACAGACAGCTGGAGCGCCGTGAGGCCTCTGCGCCAGGCGCGCTCGCAGCTGCGGCTGCTGGCCCTGGACGGTCACCTCTACGCCGTGGGCGGCGAGTGCCTGCTCAGCGTGGAGCGCTACGACCCGCGCGCCGACCGCTGGGCCCCCGTGGCGCCGCTGCCCCGGGGCGCCTTCGCCGTGGCGCATGAGGCCACCACCTGCCACGGCGAGATCTACGTGTCCGGGGGCTCGCTCTTCTACCGCCTGCTCAAGTATGACCCGCGGCGCGACGAGTGGCAGGAGTGCCCGTGCAGCAGCAGCCGCGAGCGCTCGGCCGACATGGTGGCTCTTGACGGCTTCATCTACCGCTTCGACCTGAGCGGCAGCCGCGGCGAAGCGCAGGCGGCGGGGCCGAGCGGGGTCAGCGTGTCCCGATACCACTGCCTGGCCAAGCAGTGGAGCCCGTGCGTCGCGCCCCTCCGCTCCCCCGGCGGCCCCACGGGCCTGCAGCCCTTCCGCTGCGCCGCCCTGGACGGCGCCATCTACTGCGTGAGCCGCGCGGGCACTTGGCGCTTCCAGCCTGTCCGGGAAGGCGAGGCCGGCGGCGACGCAGGCCAGGGCGGCGGCTTCGAGGCGCTGGGCGCCCCCTTGGACGTCCGGGGTGTGCTCATCCCGTTCGCTCTTAGCCTGCCTGAGAAGCCGCCCCGAGGGGAGCAGGGCGCCGCGTAG